The genomic window CAAAAAATCCCGATATTTTCAGTTTCCGGTGAGCCCTATAACAAGTTTTTAGCGCGTATCGGTATTCAGGCTGATGCCGACGTCGTTATTTTCGCAGGGCTCGGTTTAATCTTTGATGATTATTACTTCTTTAAACAATCGTTCGAAGAAGCCGGTGTTATGAATCGTACGGTGATGTACGTTAATCAGGCATCTGACCCGGTGGTTGAGAGATTGATGGTGCCAGACCTCGCACTATCCGTTGCCGAACGTTTTGCCGTTGATGAAAGCAAGCGAGTCTTGGTGTTGATTACCGATATGACAGCCTACGCAGATGCGATGAAAGAAATCGGTATATCGATGGAATCCATTCCATCTAACCGCGGGTATATGGGGGATCTATATTCCCAGCTGGCTCGACGATATGAAAAAGCCTGTGATTTCAAAGGCGCGGGTTCGATAACAATTCTGTCTGTGACAACCATGCCGGGTGGTGATGTTACACACCCCGTTCCGGATAACACCGGTTATATCACTGAAGGGCAGTTTTACCTGCATTCTGGCGTTATTGACCCCTTTGGCTCGTTGTCACGTTTGAAACAATTCGTTATCGAAAAAGAAACTCGCGAGGATCATGGTCAAATTATGAATACCATGATTCGCTACTATTCTGAAGGCGTGGATGCGGAACAGAAACAGGCGATGGCGTTTGATTTATCAGAGTTTGACCAGAAACTGCTGCGTTTTTCAGGAGAGTTTCGTAGACAGTTTATGGATCTGGATGTTGCATTGCCGCTTGAGAAGGCACTGGACGCATGTTGGCATTTGCTAGCCGAGTGCTTTGACAAAGACGAGGTAGTAATCAAGCAAAATTTGAAAGACAAGTACTGGCCAAAATGACCAAAATTGCCCTGAATAAAAGCTCCCTGAATGAGCAAAAAAAACAGCTCAAAACCTTCAATCGTTATCTGCCGGCGTTGGAGCTGAAGCGTGAGCAATTGATGCTTGAATTAAAAAAGGCACGTGCTCAAGTAGAGCAAAAGAAGCGTCAAATCGACAAAATGAAAGAGTTTGTTGCTGAACAATTGCCGATGTTAGCAGCTGAAACGATCAATCTCGATGACCTACTCAAAATCAACAATGTTGAATATGACGTAGAAAACAGATTGGGTTTGAAATTACCAACGCTGAAGTCAATTGATGTATCAATCGTTGAATACAGCTTTCTTGCTAAACCTCATTGGGTCGATAACTTGGTAAAACGACTACAGCAGATGGTACAGCTTCTCGTAGAGCTTCAGCTACTCGAACATAGAGCAGTGTTGCTTGCGGATAGTTTGCGAACGACGACGCAGAGGGTCAACTTGTTTTCAAATGTACTGATTCCGAAGACCGGTGAAAACATCAAAAAAATTCGTTTGTTTTTAGATGACCAAGAACGTGCTGCTGTTGTTCGATCAAAAATCTCGAAGGCGAAAGCTCAGGCTAAAAACGCACAGGCTTCTGCGGGGAGGGCTGCTATATGACGATTGCTCGCCTACGTAAAGTAACGCTGTTTGGTCAGAGCGGCTCACAAGAACGTGTTTTGGACAAATTACAAACCCTTGGCGTTAGTCATTTGATTCCGCACAAAAGTGGAGAAGAAATCGCTTCTTCTATCGCTGAGCATAAGCGTCAGCGTTTGCATGATGCAGTGACCTATTTGTTAGACGCAAAGCACCGGCGCCCGGAATATCACCCTCGTACGCCGGTTGAACTGGATGACATCGTCAGCCGGGTATTGAAAAATAAACAGCAACGGCGAGAGATCGAAGATCGAATCGAGATTATCAAACGCCATTTAAAAGCGAGAGAACCATGGGGCGAGTTTACATTGCCACCTCTGGAAGATCTTGGCGGATATCGATTTTGGTTTTATTGCATTCCCGTCCGAAAATTCAGTCAGTTTACCGAAACGTCAATACCTTGGAAGAAGCTGTCGCAGGATTCGCGTAATTGTTATGTCGTTTTGATATCGATCGAAGAACCGTCTCTCGATGACGTTCCCTTCGCCCGAACTCATACCGGCACGCAACCTATTCACGTTCTTTTGGATCAACTGGATGCTGCTGAAGACGAGCTGGAAGATAACGATGCTCAGAGAATTGTTCTTACCCGGTGGATCTATACCTTACGGCAAGGTATCAATGCGATAGAGGATGGCAACGATCTTCAGCAGGCGATGGCTTGGTGCGAGGATGATGGCGATGTTTTTTCATTGCAGGTTTGGACTGCAGAAGACGATATCGATAAGTTGCAGCAACTTCAGGACAAAACAACCTTTGCATCATTGTCTGAAGATGTTCGGGAAGTGGATATTCCTCCGAGCAAACTAACTCCCCCCCCAGCGTTTGGTGCAGGTTCTGATATTGTTAATTTCTTTCAGACACCCGGTTATCGAACATGGGATAGTTCCAGCGCTGTATTTGTGTCGTTTTCACTATTCTTTGCGATCATTATTGCTGATGCAGGATACAGTGCGATTTTAGGTGGCATCTTTTGGTTATTCAGGAAGCGCTTTAACGCATCTCCGTTAAGCCGAAGATTAAAGATGTTAGCCTGGTCGATGGTAAATACCGGCATTATCTATGGGATTATGTTGGGTAGTTATTTTGGTTTGTCGCCGCCAACTGGGTCGTTGTTATCAGATGCGGCGGTGCTCAGTATTAATGATTTCAGCACGCAGATGCAATTGTCGGTCGGTGTTGGTGTCACACATTTGATTGTTGCGCATACGATGGTGGCATGGGCTAAGCGGGGCACGCGGTACATGGTTGCTCCGATTGGCTGGATTCTTATGCTCGCTGGTGCGTTTTCGGCCTGGATGGCCCATATGGGGACAATTCCCCAAGTGTTTTTTGACGATATCGGACCTGCAAGTTGTATTCTTGGCTTGCTATTGGTCGTGTCATTCCATCACCCGATACCCGTGCGTTCAATGAAGGACTTTTTCAGTCGAACCTTGGGCGGGCTGCAAGGCATTTACGAGATTTCGAAAGCCTTTGGCGATGTATTGAGCTATATGCGTTTGTTTGCATTGGGTCTTTCTAGTGCGTCTTTGGCAATCACTTTTAATCAGTTGGCTTATGAGGCCCGAACAGAAATACATGGCAGTGGTCTTGTGATTTCTTTGATCATTTTATTCCTCGGACACGGTCTGAATTTCATTCTCGCGATGATGAGTGGTGTGATTCATGGCCTGCGTCTAAATCTTTTAGAATTTACTAACTGGGCTATAACCGAAGAAGGTTACCCCTTTAAAGCGTTCGCGAAACGGGAGAAACATCGATGGAAGCAATCATCCTGACGTTAGGCTGGATCGGTATTTATGCACCGGTAGCACTTGGTTGTGTTGGTAGTGCTTATGGTTGTGCAAGGGCGGGGCAAGCTGCCGCTGGTGCAATGCTCGATACTGACAGCGGCTATGGGAAGTTTATCGGCCTTTCTGCGATGCCTTCGACTCAGGGTATTTTGGGAATCGTTATCATGTTTACGTTGAACAGACCGGTAACGGTGACTGACGCACCTGGGTTGTTCGCCATTGGCTTGCTTTCGGGTATTGCCCTTATGCTCAGTGCTATGTACCAAGGCATGGCGTTAGTCGGTGCTATTAATGCGTCGAAAACTAAGCCTGAAGTTTTTGGTTTGTCTATTGCGCCGGCTGCTATTGTGGAAGGGTTTTCTGTGTTCGCCTTCGTATTTGCTTTGGTGCTTAGTGGCTCACTGCCCAAATAATTCTTCGCAACGAAAAAAGATTGATTAGATCGGGAGAAGCATATGGGTGATCAACAGACGGACCAGGTATCCAGTGGTGTAGAAACGCTGATCGTGGAATTGCGTGACAAAGGCGTTAATGCCGGGAAGTACGAAGCGCAGCAGATTATTGATGATGCGAAGCAACACGCGGACGCCATGTTGAAGCAAGCTAAGGATGAAGCGAGCAAACTTGTTGAGGACGCACAAAAGGAGGCGGAGTTTATCCGTGCCAGTGGTGCAGAGTCTTTACAACTTGCCTTTCGAGATACGTTGCTGAAGCTGAAACAGCAATTGCTCAGCCAGTTTAGCGACAACCTCAAACGTATGACCCAGCATGAATTGAAAGATCCTGATACGCTCAGGAAGCTTGTTCTTGAAGTCGCTTCAAAGACGCAGAAGATAGAAAAAAACTCTGTCATCATGCTGCCGGCCCATGCGGAAGCTGTTGAAGATCTTCGTAAATCGCCTGAAAAACTCTCGGGTGGCCCGCTGATTGAGATGATCAGTGAGCAGACACGTGGCATGTTACGTGACGGCATAGAGTTCAGTGTCAGTGAAAACATCAAGAGCGGCATTAAGATTATCAGTAAAGACAGTAAGGTCGAAATTCAGCTCGATGACTCGATCTTGAGTGACATCTTGCTGGAATACCTGCAGCCGCGCTTCCGTGCTTTGCTTGACGGAGTGTTGAGCTGATCATGGCAGAATATAGCTATGTTGACGTTATTACCGCACTGCCGCATCTGAGAGATCCATTTCATTCGGATCAGACGCCGATCTCGCGTTTGCAACTCACTAAGCGTCTCAGCTCGTTAGATCATGATGATCGACAGAAACTGAACAGCATTGCTAAATTGCTGTATTGGGGCCAACTCGATATAGAGACGCGTGATGCCGACCTGATTCGTACCGCTCAGCAATTAAAAATGAATTTCTCGGGCATGGACTTTTTGCCGCAAATTGAATGGCGAATGGATTTGAGGTTTGTTGTTGCATGTTTGCGCTATCGTCACGAAGGGCGGTCTGCAGACGAACTCGATAAATTTAGCCGTTACAGTATTTATGCCCATATGGTGAGAAAACAGTGGGGAAAGAACGATTTTGGTTTGTCGGGAAAATTCCCTTGGGTTGTGACAGCCAAGCAGATGTTAGAAGACGAAGATGCCTTTGGTCTTGAGCGTCTGCTGATGCAAACGGTATGGAAATACTACGATGCTGCATGGCATAACCATCAGTACGATTTCAACGCAATATTGCTGTACACCCTTCGCTGGGATCTTGTCGATCGTTGGACGAGCTATAGCCATCCGGCAGCTCAACGACGTTTCGAAAAACTCTTGCAGGAAGGCATCGCACAGGCCAAAGATAGAATGGATATTGAGATATGAGTGATATTCAAGCAACAGCACGTGTTGTCGCCATTAAAGATGAAGTCATCACGATTGAATCTGTGTTCGATGAAAGTCATGAGCATTTGACTCCCCTGGTGAAAAACGAGGTTGTGTATATCTGCCCTCAGTCGGTAACCGGAAAGAGTTATCAGGAGCGTCTGAAGGCTGAGGTTCTGCGGGTTAAAGGCCGAACTGCAGATGTGCAGGTGTTTGAAGATACACGAGGGGTATGTGTTGGCGATCCCGTCGAGCAATCGGGTGAGATGCTTTCAGTTGAGCTCGGCCCAGGTCTACTCGGTAAGGTTTATGATGGGTTGCAAAATCCCTTGAAACGTTTGGAAGCTGATCATGGTAGGTTCATGGCGCGGGGCGTTGATATCGAGGCGTTGCAACGTCAACAAAAATGGGCGTTTAGCAGTGTTGCCCGTGTTGGTGATCGACTGCGGGCCGGCGATGTTCTCGGTACAGTTCAGGAGGGTCGGTATACTCACAATATCATGATACCTTTTGATGAACCCGGCGAAGTTGAAGTCCTGTGGATTCAAGAGGGGACTTTTACGGTCGAGACCATTGTCGCTAAAATTTGTGATGAAGGCGGTAAAGAGCGCGGCTTGAATCTTATTCAGCGCTGGCCGGTTAAGCGGCCCTTGCCGCATCAATTGTTTCGACGAAATCTCTCCAAACGCGAATACCCTAGAGAGCCTCTAACCACCACATTGCGTTTGATTGATACGTTTTTTCCGATTGCAAAAGGCGGTACGGGATGTATTCCTGGGCCTTTTGGTGCGGGTAAAACGGTCCTTCAACATCTGATATCACGTTATTCGGATGTTGATATTGTTATCGTTGTTGCCTGTGGTGAGCGTGCCGGTGAGGTTGTTGAAACGATTACCGAATTCCCGCAATTGAATGACCCGAGAACGGGTGGCACCTTGATGGATCGTACGATCATTATATGTAACACCTCGTCAATGCCGGTGGCTTCACGTGAGGCTTCCATTTACACCGGTGTCACGCTGGGCGAGTATTACCGACAAATGGGATATAACGTTTTAGTGCTGGCGGACTCTACGTCCCGTTGGGCACAGGCTATGCGCGAAACATCAGGACGTTTGGAGGAGATTCCAGGAGAAGAAGCATTTCCAGCTTACTTGGAATCAACCATCAAAAACCTCTATGAGCGTGCCGGTTTAGTGACCAATAATGATGGTGTTGAAGGCTCTCTAACGATTATCGGTACAGTATCGCCAGCCGGTGGTAACTTTGAAGAACCGGTAACACAGGCAACCTTGGGCACCGTGAAAACGTTTCTAGGGCTATCCTATGATCGCGCCTACAAAAGATTCTATCCTGCGGTTGATCCACTGATTTCTTGGTCGCGCTATCTCGAGCAAATTGAACCCTGGTTTAGCGCTAATATGGGTAAAGATTGGACCACCAAGATTGAACGGCTAGCCAATTTGCTGGAAAAAGGCAGCAGTGTACACAGCATGATGCAAGTTACAGGCGAGGAGGGTGTTACCCTCGATGATTATGTGACGTATCATCAATCGTTGTTTCTCGATATGGTTTATCTCCAGCAGGATGCGTTTGATGATATCGACGTATCTACCCCGTTGGACAGGCAGCGCCGTAGTATTGATTTAATTTCAGATCTTTTGGAACGTCAACAAAGTTACACATCGAAAGATGAAGTACGTAAGTATTTCACCCGTTTGACGGATTTGTTCAAAAACTTGAATTACAGCGCGGATAAAACAGATGAATACAATCGTTACCTGAACCAACTTCGCGCATTAGGTATTGATGAGACTGAAGGCGAAAGCGATGCGAAAGCAGCTGGCGCTGGCGGTTAACCCGGGGTCTTCGAGTTTAAAGTTTGCACTTTATCATTTAAGCCGCCCTGGCTTGCCAGCGATTATCTCGGGTAGCTTTACTGATTTTGATGTCGGTCAGCCGACGTTGCATATGCAGGTGGTCGACAGAGATATTTCGCATGATTTTAGTGACGATACTA from BD1-7 clade bacterium includes these protein-coding regions:
- the ntpB gene encoding V-type sodium ATPase subunit B, yielding MDQYLTRYSSIESIVGDIINLRLPDDPDIHRTVRNRDLAAIEQDGSVVSLAQIIQLDHSLVSLQIFAGAKGISNQASIRFLKEPMRAVYSDNVLGRIFNGSGNAIDSGPDLSLDPKVEINGPTVNPINRVLASKMIRTDVPMIDVFNCLVESQKIPIFSVSGEPYNKFLARIGIQADADVVIFAGLGLIFDDYYFFKQSFEEAGVMNRTVMYVNQASDPVVERLMVPDLALSVAERFAVDESKRVLVLITDMTAYADAMKEIGISMESIPSNRGYMGDLYSQLARRYEKACDFKGAGSITILSVTTMPGGDVTHPVPDNTGYITEGQFYLHSGVIDPFGSLSRLKQFVIEKETREDHGQIMNTMIRYYSEGVDAEQKQAMAFDLSEFDQKLLRFSGEFRRQFMDLDVALPLEKALDACWHLLAECFDKDEVVIKQNLKDKYWPK
- the ntpD gene encoding V-type sodium ATPase subunit D; the encoded protein is MTKIALNKSSLNEQKKQLKTFNRYLPALELKREQLMLELKKARAQVEQKKRQIDKMKEFVAEQLPMLAAETINLDDLLKINNVEYDVENRLGLKLPTLKSIDVSIVEYSFLAKPHWVDNLVKRLQQMVQLLVELQLLEHRAVLLADSLRTTTQRVNLFSNVLIPKTGENIKKIRLFLDDQERAAVVRSKISKAKAQAKNAQASAGRAAI
- the atpE_2 gene encoding V-type proton ATPase subunit E, which codes for MGDQQTDQVSSGVETLIVELRDKGVNAGKYEAQQIIDDAKQHADAMLKQAKDEASKLVEDAQKEAEFIRASGAESLQLAFRDTLLKLKQQLLSQFSDNLKRMTQHELKDPDTLRKLVLEVASKTQKIEKNSVIMLPAHAEAVEDLRKSPEKLSGGPLIEMISEQTRGMLRDGIEFSVSENIKSGIKIISKDSKVEIQLDDSILSDILLEYLQPRFRALLDGVLS
- the ntpA gene encoding V-type sodium ATPase catalytic subunit A yields the protein MSDIQATARVVAIKDEVITIESVFDESHEHLTPLVKNEVVYICPQSVTGKSYQERLKAEVLRVKGRTADVQVFEDTRGVCVGDPVEQSGEMLSVELGPGLLGKVYDGLQNPLKRLEADHGRFMARGVDIEALQRQQKWAFSSVARVGDRLRAGDVLGTVQEGRYTHNIMIPFDEPGEVEVLWIQEGTFTVETIVAKICDEGGKERGLNLIQRWPVKRPLPHQLFRRNLSKREYPREPLTTTLRLIDTFFPIAKGGTGCIPGPFGAGKTVLQHLISRYSDVDIVIVVACGERAGEVVETITEFPQLNDPRTGGTLMDRTIIICNTSSMPVASREASIYTGVTLGEYYRQMGYNVLVLADSTSRWAQAMRETSGRLEEIPGEEAFPAYLESTIKNLYERAGLVTNNDGVEGSLTIIGTVSPAGGNFEEPVTQATLGTVKTFLGLSYDRAYKRFYPAVDPLISWSRYLEQIEPWFSANMGKDWTTKIERLANLLEKGSSVHSMMQVTGEEGVTLDDYVTYHQSLFLDMVYLQQDAFDDIDVSTPLDRQRRSIDLISDLLERQQSYTSKDEVRKYFTRLTDLFKNLNYSADKTDEYNRYLNQLRALGIDETEGESDAKAAGAGG